The following proteins are co-located in the Microcystis wesenbergii NRERC-220 genome:
- a CDS encoding IS630 family transposase — protein sequence MRGYAPERFVYIDEAGIDNTIDYPYGYCHKSERFEALKLGHCSERVSVISGWWRGSTIAPMVFEGYCNTELVCEWIEQLLLPELLPGQIIIIDNASFHPKERIKKLLAKAGCEVLFLPAYSPDLNKIEKFWARLKNYVSQIINDSENLVDAVSKAFRHLS from the coding sequence ATCAGAGGTTATGCCCCGGAAAGATTTGTCTATATTGATGAAGCTGGAATAGATAACACCATCGATTATCCTTATGGATATTGTCACAAATCAGAAAGATTTGAGGCTTTAAAGTTAGGTCACTGTAGCGAACGAGTTAGTGTGATCAGCGGTTGGTGGCGTGGTTCCACGATCGCGCCAATGGTGTTTGAGGGGTACTGTAATACAGAGTTGGTGTGTGAGTGGATAGAACAATTGCTATTACCCGAACTACTACCCGGTCAAATTATCATCATTGATAACGCCAGTTTTCATCCCAAAGAGAGAATCAAAAAATTGTTAGCTAAAGCGGGATGTGAAGTGCTATTTTTACCCGCCTATTCTCCAGACCTCAACAAAATTGAAAAGTTCTGGGCTAGATTGAAAAACTATGTTAGTCAGATTATCAATGATAGTGAAAACCTTGTGGATGCTGTGAGTAAAGCCTTCAGGCATCTGTCCTAA
- a CDS encoding transposase, protein MLPELLPGQIIIIDNASFHPKERIKKLLAKAGCEVLFLHAYSPDLNKIEKFWARLKNYVSQIINDSENLVDAVSKAFRYLS, encoded by the coding sequence ATATTACCCGAACTACTACCCGGTCAAATTATCATCATTGATAACGCCAGTTTTCATCCCAAAGAGAGAATCAAAAAATTGTTAGCTAAAGCGGGATGTGAAGTGCTATTTTTACACGCCTATTCTCCAGACCTCAACAAAATTGAAAAGTTCTGGGCTAGATTGAAAAACTATGTTAGTCAGATTATCAATGATAGTGAAAACCTTGTGGATGCTGTGAGTAAAGCCTTCAGGTATCTGTCCTAA
- a CDS encoding transposase gives MNFARLLNTIDYPYGYCHKSERFEALKLGHCSERVSVISGWWRGSTIAPMVFEGYCNTELVCEWIEQLLLPELLPGQIIIIDNASFHPKERIKKLLAKAGCEVLFLPAYSPDINKIEKFWARLKNYVIAKSGIVRT, from the coding sequence ATTAATTTTGCACGACTACTTAACACCATCGATTACCCTTATGGATATTGTCACAAATCAGAAAGATTTGAGGCTTTAAAGTTAGGTCACTGTAGCGAAAGAGTTAGTGTGATCAGCGGTTGGTGGCGTGGTTCCACTATCGCGCCAATGGTGTTTGAGGGGTACTGTAATACAGAGTTGGTGTGTGAGTGGATAGAACAATTGCTATTACCCGAACTACTACCCGGTCAAATTATCATCATTGATAACGCCAGTTTTCATCCCAAAGAGAGAATCAAAAAATTGTTAGCTAAAGCGGGATGTGAAGTGCTATTTTTACCCGCCTATTCTCCAGATATCAACAAAATTGAAAAGTTCTGGGCTAGATTGAAAAACTATGTTATAGCAAAGAGCGGGATAGTTAGGACATAA
- a CDS encoding transposase: protein MLPELLPGQIIIIDNASFHPKERIKKLLAKAGCEVLFLPAYSPDLNKIEKFWARLKNYVSQIINDSENLVDAVSKAFRHLS from the coding sequence ATATTACCCGAACTACTACCCGGTCAAATTATCATCATTGATAACGCCAGTTTTCATCCCAAAGAGAGAATCAAAAAATTGTTAGCTAAAGCGGGATGTGAAGTGCTATTTTTACCCGCCTATTCTCCAGACCTCAACAAAATTGAAAAGTTCTGGGCTAGATTGAAAAACTATGTTAGTCAGATTATCAATGATAGTGAAAACCTTGTGGATGCTGTGAGTAAAGCCTTCAGGCATCTGTCCTAA
- a CDS encoding IS630 transposase-related protein produces MAAPYSDDLRQKAVSAVERGEKKSHVCRTLNISRNTLDLWLKRKKQTGTVAAKTNYRRGPKPKIDDLEAFQKLAEQYGHLTQEKMAQKWANPVSRMRIGQALKRIGFTRKKGSSLLFMLNQQTRCQDNILLTQKFRKFLKP; encoded by the coding sequence ATGGCAGCACCCTATAGTGATGATTTAAGACAGAAAGCAGTGAGTGCCGTAGAGCGAGGGGAGAAAAAAAGCCATGTCTGTCGCACCCTCAATATTAGTCGTAATACATTAGACCTATGGCTGAAACGGAAGAAACAAACTGGGACGGTGGCCGCTAAAACTAACTATCGTCGAGGGCCGAAGCCCAAAATTGACGATTTAGAAGCCTTTCAAAAGTTGGCCGAACAATATGGGCATTTGACCCAAGAAAAAATGGCGCAAAAATGGGCTAACCCAGTCAGTAGGATGAGAATTGGTCAAGCGCTCAAAAGAATTGGATTTACTAGAAAAAAAGGCTCTTCGTTACTCTTTATGCTAAATCAACAGACAAGATGCCAAGATAACATACTTCTAACCCAAAAATTCCGAAAGTTTCTAAAGCCATAG